Below is a window of Humulus lupulus chromosome 9, drHumLupu1.1, whole genome shotgun sequence DNA.
GGTAGGGGTGCTGTGTTCGTGGGATCAAGTCGCGATTTGGCCCAGGCAAGTGGCGACCCACCCCTGGTACCCAGCAagagtgctctctgacttggggcacgccgcgactcactaggccaagtcgcagcttgccctttccttttgtgccagggaggagtttacaagggcttaggctcgggggttcaattcctaaggttcgggatcgaatctactaaccattttagtacaattcgaggtcccgggagcaaggtttagaccatgaaccttttatgatttattttattaatagaattccatatttggttatgactaggtgaccactaagggaccaaaggattgatcacTCTCaaatggtcgttcttttattatttcacgctcgaaccagaggtaagaaaactgcacccagtatgtgacatgcatggttattgatgaggcatgttgagtgctctatatgtggatattgattgcatattaaatgcttagcagtttttcttacttgtgagtggtactgacttattagtcggaatcgacaatggtgtcagtattgactgtgaagttgtgacttattagtcaagttcggcaatggtactgagcattggtcgtatggaattgacctatgaatcaagaacggtattagcgtgtttaatgcaagcctaaaagattagatctaatcgacataagcattatcaacataagtatgaaatgcttgaccgaccttaagttcgatgaaaacaaaatcgcttgtctagtctaaaggctagttacttagagccagagccaaaaggctaaggtgactgatacgccacatggcttagggagcagatccccagaaatggacttattagccatctatttaaggagcaaaaccctagagatggacttactagtcatctatacagggaatAGATCCTTAGAGGTTGTGCACATCGTGTGACTCAATAATCACTTAtttgattgggctgcaagccccagaatgattaccataatcatttattgatattgtatacatgcagtaataagttttcttgctgagccttggctcacgggtgctatgtggtgcaggtaaagggaaagaaaagctcacccagtcttgagtggagagcttaggtggaaaTGTATACAGATGCGGCTACTTGACCACCACgtccaaggtgtttctcagaggaactaggggttaaccctatttttgccgcttaggtcggcgagttgtgatttttacattgtaatgtccattttggattgtaaataactagtaaacgtttttatgggcccatgtacagttttatattttaaataaaaatatatccattcattttaATCAAGATTTCTTTTACCTTAGCCTATCAATGACACCTAGGTGCacttttataaccaaatgactcgtttagcgagttaagcactgtttaaagtccacagtaacggtcttggagtaaccagggcgttacaattagtaATCCAAGTCTAAAAAAGTTTAGCTCATAGCTAATTTAGCAAACTGTTAATGCGGTTTTTTGTCAATAGTATATTACGTAATTAGCTTgaataaattagtgcttaaggataaatcgTGATAAGGATAATAACACTTAAGGATGCTCGGGATGGAATattaagaacactcgttcctttttacgtggttcggaggctaaaatccccctagtccacgagtcaatattattactgtatctctctctatattttggcagagtatttgcattatagAGAAAAGATCCAACCCCCTCTCTTATCGAAGGTCTTGGTATTTGTAGAGGTAATTTCTTACAATTGATgatgggcaccagcaacctgtcaagaacaaagagaagaGAGATGAGaattcaattgggagcaccggtggggtgtcagccaaagggactccgacgctcaagtcaGTCGGGTTGTAATAAGAGATAATAGAAAGCAATAAAATTACGatataaataattgaaataatgatGGATGGAAGAGTCGTAAAATGGTCAGAGTGATGGTGGCGATGATGGAGGGGCCGAGCGACTAGGTCAGGTCCAATTAGACTGACTAACTAGTCTTGCTTGACTGGATCGCTCAGAAATAGAGTAGCCTTTTTTCAATTAGAGAGTAAAGAAAGTCCAGTGATTATCTGATGCCCTTTCTCAACCCTTGATGGTCTTATTTATTGTCCTCCTTTTCGTTCCGTTCTCCTCCGTCTTTCTGATTCGTTTGACTCGTTCCAAGTGGTTTCTTTCCGAAATATTCTTGGCGAATGCGGTGGGAGCCTTGACTATTTCAAGGTCCCTGGCTAACTGAGCGTATCTGGGTTCATGTTCGGGTATGGTTTTGGGCGTTTGGATGATACATTGTATATGCGAGCCCATTTACATGGGTTTGGGCCTTGTTGGCTAATTAGGCTACCTTATTGGGCTGAGTGATTGCTTGTTGGATTCTTTTTTATCAAGGTCACTGATTTTGCCCACTACAGTATTTATAGAAGAgccatcccaggataggtgttGGGGTCAACATGTGAATACAAATCATTTTTGTGACATGTCTTGCACAAATGaagaatattacaatatatattaaggtatggtctaatcattaggtaaaactgatcatgggtcgtctggcataatcggacatgcgatgtctgatcatgcacgtttatgttacgTGTTCGAAAATTCAGGGATAaatggacatgtgatgtctgatcacgcacgtttatatataacgtatTCAGGTTTATAAAGGCTCCTGGAAATGACAGTTCTTCAGCGTATCCCGACCTGGACATAACGCCAGCTCGCGTCTAGGACGTTGTGCTTTATATGCGTCTCCAGCTCGTGTCCTATTGCTCCGTACTCATCAGCTCGCGTTATTTGCTCGGGGAGTCTCACTGCCTTTGCAGAGGATATATCAATCTGTGGATCACCTAGTACTGTCCTTGGCTAgacagctgtactcgagctgcctaaaagacccgggctgaaatatcagggcgtacacaaaccaaaacccaaattcaaattcaacATCCATGGATTACTAaaatgactattcaaaaaagagaaaaatacaagagttagagagagaTAAAAACAAGAACAAATTCTCTGGCAGCCCTCCTTTTTATTTTCAGTTTGGTCTTTATTAAATATGCTAGGGCATATTTTACTTCTTTTTTCCTTTTAGAAAGCCCATATCATTCTTTccacttttaggcccactttCATTTGGTCCATCTCTCTCCTGACACAAGTACACCCATGTGACACTTTTCCTACCCCACGCTAGCTATCAAAGCCAACTTGCAATGACTTTTTTTGGGCTGGGCTGCAATTGTCCACGCAGCTCCAGAATGCTGCAACAATCATTTTAGCAATTCTACACATTTTAACATTCACCAATTTCTTCTTGCCATCTTTTCATTCATTTTGCTTTCCTTACTAGTTTAGACTCATTTTACACAGAAAATGAAagcaaattaattatttaattccaaAATAGTTAAATACAATACTCAACTCTAAAATTAAGCTACACAAGACACAAAgatgaaattaattaaaattaaacaactAAATACTCAATTCATCACTCTTTTCTTATAAACTAAAGTATAAAAGTATAGCAAAAAAACTCTAAATTCTAGAGCTATCATAGCTACACACAATTATTGGATAAGTTGTCTTCAAAGCCAAACATGGATAGATCATTGTATGACTTGACATTGGAAATCCCTGTTACATGCTATGATTTCTGCTTCGATACCATTGAAATCAACCATGATGAAGGAGTGAGTGCTTTTATTTCAGACAATTCCAAGTTCATAAAACATCGAATACCTTTGCGTGTCACTAAGATTGAAAAGAACAATGCATTTCTTAATCTATCTCTTAGAGGGAGTGTTAACAAGGAATTTATTAGTCAGATCCAAACGATTGGTCTTGATACAACTCTTGGTCCGAGTTTATGCACGGAGGGTTGGGGTCATGGTGATGCCTTTAATCTAGAAAGAGTAACTTCACATGATATATGttatgagtacgatccctatgtgaaTGGCGATCCAATTTTCGATAAGAAAGATTATTTTATTTGGCGAGATATATTGCTAATGGTGGAGGTTTTAAATTATTTCTTCAAATACCCGTGGGGGATCCCTCTCCTTTACCACTAAtactaataaaatattaaataaataaaataatcccTTTCAATATCTTATTTATttaatcccaaaataaatataatgACAATTTTAGGCTTTCTCTGTATTAATTTATTCAAactactaaaataaataaattaacattCTAAGCGATCATCTCACTTTCTAAGACTAATTAAAATAATACCACTTCCTaaagtattattttaaatataacacatttttaattatagctaaattaataacaaaatacaaaaaaattgcTACCGGATATTACAATAACTATTAAGGTGGACTTAACCGCATCTACAATCTCTAGATTGCAATCACTTTTGACTTCTTTCTTGACAATTTTGTTAGATCTTCAACTCAAATTTTCATAAAAGTGAAGTCTTATTGTTTTGGTACAGTTTGTGTTGGTTTGAGCAGAGACTGTTCTGGCTTACCAAACATGTCAAGCTTCATTACTAATGAAAACGAAAATTGTCTCAAAAGTTATTATGTCCAACATATAAAAAGGATTCACATACTATGTTTCTCTCATTTCTAAACACAAACAAATATTCACCAACAAAAAAATTTCGCAACAGCCAGAAATCTTTTTATAAAGTTAGAAGATTTCTCATTGTGCAACTTGTTCTTATGTACAATGCATAAAGtgttaaaagttaaaaaaaaaaaaccatggcATTGGCAACCTTACGGCTAAAGTCCAACTGCCTGTTAAGGATTTGTGTGTGACTCAGAAGCAGCAGCAGTGGCAGCCTTTTTCTTTCTCATCATCATCCAAGTCCCTCAAGCTGTGACACTGATCTCACCAAAGATTGTTCACCAAATCCAGTGCCCACATATGTAGGCCATATATCACCTTTTGGGGCCAAAAAAAACACAACTTGATATGCATATATAGACGTCGAGTTATATAGGACTTGCTCTTGATATCTGCAGATCAAAGCAGAAAGTAAATGCAAAGCCAAAGTCTTAGAAATAAAGTTTCATGATGTGGTTTTAAACTTCAGCCAAAGAGTACAACTACTTATCAAGCAATAAAATGTATTTCTTTTATAATCACAAGATAAAGTAGAAAACCAATTTCCACTGATGACTTCTCTGTTTTCTGATCCTGTTTTCTCAGCTATATTGTTTGTTAAAACCTGTAAAATTTACCCCATTCTATGCTCTAAGGCTCTGTGTGGTCTTCTTCACTATAACATTCAAAACATCACACCTCCTCCAGAAATTCTTTTCTAGACCTAAACAAGACACTAATCTATAATGAAGTTTCACTTCTGCTAATGTCTCCAGTTTAAATATTTATTAGTAAGTAATAATTTGGTTACTTTGACCAGACTACACAGAACTGCTACCCCTAATAAGCAGAACTGAGATATGACCTGTAATCTTCCCATccttaaaattatattattatgtggTTGTGCTTGGCTACTTAATAAAACCACAGCCAATGTTCATGCAAAATAATGTTTATAACAAACATGTTGAATTATGAGGGAAGTTCTTTTTGTGGAGTTGTAAAAGCAAACTGTTTCATTCCCTATACAAAGAGTAGTATGTCTATCATATATCTATACACACGACATAGATGAAGAATATGAAGGAAGAATAATACAGACCTGATTTCTCACACTTGGCGCAGTCGTCCAGTGCTGAGGATTTGGTATTGCTGCTGTACTATCACTTACGAAAGTTAATGTAGCTGATTCTTGTTGTACATAAGCTGTTATTAATGGTGGTACTTCTCTCATTACCCATAATAAAAAGGCTGAGGGGATTGATGAACCTAGAAGCACACAAAAGTGAATAAaacaaatcaacagacaatttaCCAATTCTCCCAAGAGCATTTTACTAGAGAGAAGAACAATCTTTTAACCATGTTCAACCTGTAAGAGCTATTATTTATTATCAACAAGAAAATTTACATCTAACTCTGCTAATCAATCCTTGACTCCAAGTAATCATTAGGGGGGCTAAGGAGAGATCTAACAATAGAACCTTGGAAGTTCAATTTGTTTCTATCCACAAATTCCCTGTACTGTcgatacatttttttttaacttgaataaaatgaAACTAAAACCTGAAGAAAACCCTCTTGGTTGGTCAAGAGTTCTTAATATAAAATGGGAATTTCTTTCTGTACAAACTTCTAGCAGGAAATTTGTATGGATAATCTCAAGAGAATATAATAGTGAAGCAAATCTCATAACAAAACACTTGAGGATTTGTCTAGTCACATCTATAAAACTGCTAAAGATGCAACCATTACCACATGAGATAAAAAAAGTCTAATGTAGAGAGAAAAATGATAGCATAGAATCTTCTCAGTCGAAGAATATAGTGGCCAAAATTACTTTGTGTTTGTGTAAAACCATCAATCGAATAAAGGTCAACTGAATTTGGAAGGGTTAGTTAGCATTACTTACCTACAAAGTAATACACAATTAGAAGAGATATACAACCACCATTCACTTCCTGGTCATGCCAGTGATAAAGCATCtgcaattttttaaaaaaaattacgagAAATGAACTGCTAGAGATCTATTAGACCGAGTTAGATGTTTGAATGAAAAATGAATGGCATTACATGCCCTATAGATAGGAACTTACAGGAATGTCAGTTAACAAAGCCACAAAAGCATTAGAGGTGAAACATATAACACAAACAACAGCTAAACCCGCAACCTGCAAACCCAAAGTTACATTCATTCAGCACAACTTAACAgctttcatgaaaaaaaaacatgGAAAGTGCGCTTAAAAAGGTTTTCAATTTATATGCCAAAAAACAAACCTTTTGAGCAATCTTATATCTGGATAAAGTTGAAAAGTAAAGCATGTTTAGCATCAGAGATGGCAAAACTCAAAGCAGTTAAGAAAGACGGTGATATCATATTAAGAATGAATTCGAAAAAAGTACCTTCCAAAGCTCTGAAGAAGCTCTTTCAGTTCTGACTTTGCTCATTTTCAGGCATAGTAATATTCCTTGAAAAaaagaaagacaaaaaaaaattataacttaaataataataataataaaggacCCAAGTAATTTGTTTTGATTGTAAAAAGTATTCACCGCACCACAGAACAGAATAATCAAACAATAATTAGCATGCATTAATGGTAAAAGAAAACATGTGTAAAACAACCTGTGCTTTTCCAATTTCTGAAAAATCAAACATATGGAAAAGTGTCCAAATAGTGACTTCTCCTGAGAGTTCATTATATATAAACACTTTGACTTTAtgatgaaaaatacaaataacaaAATCCATTAAAAATAGACTAATGATCATGATTTTATTTTTTCTCTAGGATTTCTTTGGAAGGAATTAAAACCTTCAGTTTCTGAGAAAGAAATGGGTAACTCAAACTTTCTGAATCAATTAAAACAATCTGAGTCAATATTAACGTCTCAATGTAATAgagaaaatcaaggaagcatCAGTGTTGAATTTGAAATTACATGTGAGGTCCTGTTAATTTGGGGCAAATCCTTTACTTTTGCTTCAcatattttatagttttatactgtcagaaattattattttatttattgtaaatgAAATACATCATACTTAAATTGCATATTCTTGTAAATATGGAAGCAAGTGGAATTCCGGTTCTTTTAAGTATTAACCTTTATATTACTTCATTCAACTAAAAATAAGTCGATAGCATCTTGTGAAGTGTAACAAGTTCTGACACCATAATACAAAAACTATGTATTTGGTCACCCCATCAAGAAAAAGTAACCAACAATGACCTAATTAGTTCCTACACTGAATAAAAAATTACTAGAAAATGAACAAAACAGATGATAACTAGAACTTCTGACAATTGAAAGCAGATAAACTTGAACGAAAATTGCTTACCATAACAAGCTAGTGCTCCAGCTAATAAAAGCATTGCTCCTGCAAAAACCTCTACATATACCTGCATAAATCAATACTATTATTGTCACAACTCCAATATATGTTAATCTACGAAGAAATAAAAGTATCATAACCTTCTTTGTTCTATCAGAAGATATTGCAATCAAGGTTATAGCAATTTATCACTAACAGTTGTTCATTTAACTCATAGAAAGCACAAATTAAGAAAAGTTAGTTTTAACTTAGCATCTTAGACATGCCAATTATCTGATTTGAACACTTTGCAAAAGTAATCTCCTGTTTACAGTGTATGTTGTACCACAAATAAGCCATTGGAAAATCCTTATATGTGGGAAAGCAACTAGAAATCCCTAAGTAACCTTAGAAAGCAATAACTTAACAATGGACCATAAACAGTACTGGACCGGCATGGAGCCATAGTTTTATTAAAGGGGCctatttataattttcttttcACAACTTTTGGGAGATAAAttagaatttttggataaaattataagaaaaaaattaaaacaataaaaatgaTTGAGCCTTCCGCTATACTGGCTATAATGCCTGGTATGTAACTGTGTTGGAAGCATAGGAAAAAGAGATTCAGTGTAATTATTAACCATTTCATATGTATTCATGtcataataaaaagaaaaaataagatCAATTCATAGTCAGGAAAATCTAGACAGCATTCTATTATAATACCAaggaaagaaaaatacaaaatgtaTCAATATGTGCATAGTGCATACCCGAGCCACCACTGCAGAATCAATAGGGTTTTTTCCCATCCCAATCCAGATTATAACAGCACATGCCAACATTATTACAATAACTAGAAGAGTTGcctgataaataaataaatactgaGTTATGCATCTTGATAAAACGTAGTAACACAACACTTCATTAATTTACTGAAAATATTAATAGACTATTGTACATGCTATTTCCATACCAAAATAACAATTTTCTGGCGACTTCGAACATGAACCAACCGGAAAGGTAAACATCTTCTGTGATTATGATTATCTGCATTTAATGAATTCCGTTCATTAAATGTCTTCTCTAGCAAAGATTCCTCAGCACTGCTTTCttcatcctcctcatcttcatcatctgactGATGGCAGAGATCAACCCTATAGGAAAGTTTATTAAGGGGAACAAAAAGGAAAAGACAGAGAAGCAAGGGGACACCACTTATAGTTTATAATAGGCAGATAGCAAAATCATCAATTTGAGAACGACAATTAGATTTCTTTCTTACATAATTATGATAAATTTTggataatacatagaaaacaaATCATTATATagtcaagagagagagagagagagatttaagCCATTGAAATCATCATACAGTCAATGGAAATATAAATTTTCCTTAATGACAACAAGTGGATTATCTTACTAGCACAAAGCTGTCATCTTAAAGTTTCTTGTTTTCCTTCCCTCCAAACCACTTGAGAAGAAAGGATATT
It encodes the following:
- the LOC133802538 gene encoding tobamovirus multiplication protein 1, with amino-acid sequence MIELREEGSCLPRLLMGVNVALALVDVSIAVVSFAQLFRIHSRNIHSGWTRQKVFHLMIGSSNMGYFLYFLLSLISACEGWRCWSHSCGFIFMAFPNVLFFAAFLLLLSFWVDLCHQSDDEDEEDEESSAEESLLEKTFNERNSLNADNHNHRRCLPFRLVHVRSRQKIVILATLLVIVIMLACAVIIWIGMGKNPIDSAVVARVYVEVFAGAMLLLAGALACYGILLCLKMSKVRTERASSELWKVAGLAVVCVICFTSNAFVALLTDIPMLYHWHDQEVNGGCISLLIVYYFVGSSIPSAFLLWVMREVPPLITAYVQQESATLTFVSDSTAAIPNPQHWTTAPSVRNQISRASPI